In a single window of the Ancylobacter polymorphus genome:
- a CDS encoding tyrosine-type recombinase/integrase: MPTMKLTRRAVTGLRPADKPTIYFDDEVRGFGLRIMPSGARSWVLEYRPGAGGRGVAKRRVRIGGDELTPEDAREMARGMLADIRRGADPSAQRRAERTADSFADVADAYMTRQVRPKRKPSTAGYYQLLLDTHILPALGAKRAAMITRADVETWQVALAAKADGKGGKTTANRALTLVRAIYNWAGGVGLVPEGTNPCARVEKFAEQGKDRYLTAEEIGRLGAALREAETIGIPHAPSASKHAPKVKNRTVFSPHVTGAIRLLMLTGCRLREILNLRWSEYDAERGMLFLPDSKTGRKAVVLSAAAQAVLTALPRVGTYVIAGNDPNKPRADLKKPWSALSARAGLGGVRLHDLRHTFASVGAASGMSLPTIGGLLGHADSATTQRYAHLQVDPVRAAADIIAGRIADSMRGESEI, encoded by the coding sequence ATGCCGACCATGAAGCTCACCCGCCGCGCTGTTACAGGGCTTCGCCCGGCCGACAAGCCGACGATCTACTTCGACGATGAGGTACGCGGCTTCGGCCTGCGGATAATGCCGTCCGGCGCGCGCTCGTGGGTCTTGGAATATCGCCCCGGCGCCGGGGGACGAGGAGTCGCCAAGAGGCGAGTGCGGATAGGCGGGGATGAGCTAACACCGGAGGACGCCCGTGAGATGGCAAGGGGGATGCTCGCGGACATCCGCCGGGGCGCAGATCCATCGGCGCAGCGCCGAGCGGAACGGACGGCAGACAGCTTTGCCGATGTCGCTGACGCCTACATGACGCGTCAGGTGCGGCCGAAGCGCAAACCGTCGACGGCCGGGTATTATCAACTGCTTCTCGACACCCACATCCTGCCCGCACTTGGCGCAAAGCGTGCCGCCATGATCACGCGCGCAGACGTCGAGACCTGGCAGGTAGCCCTCGCAGCCAAGGCCGACGGCAAGGGGGGCAAGACCACCGCCAACCGAGCGTTGACGCTGGTCCGGGCAATCTACAACTGGGCCGGCGGGGTGGGCTTGGTCCCAGAAGGCACGAACCCGTGCGCCCGTGTCGAGAAGTTCGCCGAACAGGGAAAGGATCGTTACCTCACCGCCGAGGAGATCGGGCGCTTGGGTGCTGCCCTGCGCGAGGCTGAAACCATCGGCATCCCGCATGCGCCATCGGCGTCCAAGCATGCACCCAAGGTTAAGAACCGCACCGTTTTCTCGCCGCACGTCACCGGCGCTATCCGGCTCTTGATGCTGACCGGCTGCCGTCTTCGAGAGATCCTGAATCTTCGGTGGTCGGAGTACGACGCGGAACGGGGTATGCTGTTCCTGCCGGACAGCAAGACCGGCCGAAAAGCCGTTGTGCTGTCAGCCGCTGCGCAGGCAGTGCTGACCGCCCTGCCCCGCGTCGGCACCTATGTGATCGCCGGCAACGATCCGAATAAGCCGCGTGCAGATTTGAAAAAGCCATGGTCGGCACTCTCGGCACGGGCCGGTCTCGGGGGCGTTCGTCTGCATGACTTGCGCCACACGTTCGCGAGCGTCGGCGCCGCATCCGGCATGTCTCTACCAACAATCGGCGGGCTACTCGGCCACGCGGACTCGGCGACCACGCAGAGGTATGCCCACCTGCAAGTTGATCCGGTACGTGCCGCCGCCGACATAATCGCGGGCCGGATCGCCGACTCCATGCGGGGCGAGAGCGAGATTTAG
- a CDS encoding helix-turn-helix transcriptional regulator: MLKVTEAAERLGLSISTLNKWRCFGTGPRFVKMGSAVFYRAEDLDAFVAAQVRTSTWAGANDNVPGKREAA, encoded by the coding sequence ATGTTGAAAGTGACGGAAGCCGCGGAACGGCTGGGGTTGTCGATCAGCACACTAAATAAGTGGAGGTGCTTTGGCACCGGGCCGCGGTTTGTCAAAATGGGCAGTGCGGTTTTCTACCGGGCCGAAGACCTTGACGCCTTCGTCGCGGCGCAGGTGCGGACGTCGACCTGGGCCGGCGCCAACGATAACGTTCCCGGCAAGCGCGAGGCGGCATGA
- a CDS encoding AAA family ATPase, producing the protein MTVAQREADPVLEAAWSRFSEFAASLCGDRVLLPLADGRIDWDAVDRDSVTPARLDELTAADVPRLGVIIDGFSRWIRTNDMITVCAAWRQGAPELAQIEGAYSAEAMDLVQDVVAGQTSFETVEATRRDLDFAALEGLREKHGGEIRQRPHGGEWCLYGATVEGRVGQIDIAPDGKHRFWGATPAPAAANDNEPVAASAAKPRFTLTWFGEIADAAPKQTFVKGVLGDGEFTVVSGLPGSGKSVILTDIACHVAAGMEWMGRRVRQGLIVYIAAERKALTERRMLAFRKRHDVPANMPLLVLGGRIDLTSNTSDANALVQVIRDAANEVGLPAVWIIIDTLTRTFGPGDQNLSKDMTRFVQSIDVLLETKAHVTVVHHTSWSGERGKGAIDLDGAVDASFLVKKEGGTHVLICDGTNDGDEGPICRFRMEGVEVGVDEDGEPTMAPVVVPADADLAETLVAKLKGHNAQALAILTEACREGAKLREDEWRAAFYAACPGERQHTLKVRFQRARRALTEAGTVYHHDGEFWVAAHGT; encoded by the coding sequence ATGACCGTCGCGCAGCGTGAAGCGGACCCGGTCCTTGAAGCGGCGTGGTCTCGATTCAGTGAGTTCGCGGCAAGCCTGTGCGGTGATCGCGTGCTGCTCCCCTTGGCGGATGGCCGCATCGATTGGGACGCCGTGGACCGGGACTCTGTCACCCCCGCGCGTCTCGACGAGTTGACCGCTGCGGATGTCCCCAGGCTTGGCGTGATCATCGACGGCTTCAGCCGCTGGATCCGCACGAACGACATGATCACCGTATGCGCCGCATGGCGTCAGGGCGCGCCGGAATTGGCGCAGATCGAAGGCGCCTACTCTGCCGAAGCGATGGACCTGGTCCAGGACGTGGTCGCCGGCCAGACCAGTTTCGAGACCGTTGAGGCAACGCGCCGGGATCTGGACTTCGCGGCGCTTGAGGGTCTCCGGGAAAAACATGGCGGAGAGATCCGTCAGCGTCCACACGGCGGGGAGTGGTGCCTTTATGGCGCGACCGTCGAGGGCCGCGTTGGGCAGATCGACATTGCCCCGGACGGTAAACACCGATTCTGGGGCGCCACGCCCGCGCCCGCTGCGGCGAACGATAACGAGCCGGTAGCCGCGAGCGCTGCCAAGCCCCGCTTCACGCTTACCTGGTTTGGCGAGATCGCCGATGCCGCGCCGAAACAGACATTCGTCAAAGGCGTGCTCGGCGACGGCGAGTTCACGGTGGTTTCCGGCCTGCCGGGATCCGGGAAGTCTGTGATCTTGACCGACATCGCCTGCCACGTCGCCGCGGGCATGGAGTGGATGGGGCGTCGCGTCCGCCAAGGTTTGATCGTCTACATAGCAGCCGAGCGCAAGGCGCTGACGGAGCGCCGCATGCTCGCCTTCCGCAAGCGGCATGATGTGCCGGCAAACATGCCGCTTCTGGTTCTCGGCGGGCGCATCGACCTGACGTCTAACACCTCCGACGCCAATGCTCTCGTCCAGGTCATCCGCGACGCCGCGAATGAGGTCGGGCTACCCGCGGTGTGGATCATCATAGACACGCTGACTCGCACCTTCGGGCCAGGGGATCAGAACCTGTCGAAGGACATGACCCGCTTCGTCCAATCGATCGACGTGCTGCTGGAGACCAAGGCGCACGTCACCGTCGTCCACCACACTTCGTGGTCAGGCGAGCGCGGCAAGGGCGCGATCGACCTGGATGGCGCCGTTGACGCCAGCTTTCTCGTGAAGAAGGAAGGCGGCACCCACGTGCTGATTTGCGACGGCACGAATGATGGCGACGAAGGGCCAATCTGCCGCTTCCGCATGGAAGGGGTTGAGGTTGGCGTCGATGAAGACGGAGAGCCGACGATGGCGCCGGTAGTCGTGCCCGCCGATGCCGATCTCGCAGAAACCTTGGTTGCGAAGCTAAAGGGGCACAACGCGCAAGCATTGGCGATCCTGACGGAGGCCTGCCGCGAAGGCGCCAAGCTCCGCGAAGACGAATGGCGCGCGGCGTTCTATGCGGCCTGCCCCGGCGAGAGGCAACACACGCTGAAGGTCCGATTTCAGCGGGCGCGGCGCGCGCTCACCGAGGCGGGCACGGTGTACCACCACGACGGCGAATTCTGGGTAGCGGCACACGGCACATAA
- a CDS encoding phage portal protein, which translates to MRWFRKPAPPVEQKSLAAPDPELLALFGITTGATAISGPTALRVPAVAAAVRVISEAAATLPIKVVRVDEAGTDIDATDHPAHKLLTSAANEWLDGWELVRDLVAQALVNDRGGLAYVGRNANGVPIEIIQPQVGQIDVQYDVVTREPSYRLAGQPIAASDIVHVRGPFDRCPVSLAAEAIGAAAAMEKHAAGLFARGARPGGIIEIPSDLPAQALKSLLQSWHETHDGASKSGNTAVLLNGGKWNPGIINSTDAQFLENRKFQNIEIARAFRVPPSMLYELDRATWSNSEQMGKEFLTYCLEPWLRAVESAFGRALLAGESGLRIVIDRDDLTRADLGARATAYSSLISARVLNPNEARGWEGLPPYPDGDTFINPAISTAKPPSAAGDANAS; encoded by the coding sequence ATGAGGTGGTTCCGCAAGCCCGCCCCGCCGGTGGAACAGAAATCCCTCGCCGCCCCCGACCCCGAGCTCTTAGCCCTATTCGGCATCACCACGGGCGCTACGGCCATCAGCGGCCCCACGGCGTTGCGTGTGCCTGCCGTGGCCGCTGCGGTGCGCGTCATCAGCGAGGCAGCCGCGACGTTGCCGATCAAGGTCGTGCGCGTCGATGAAGCCGGGACGGACATCGACGCCACCGACCATCCCGCCCACAAGCTGCTGACCAGCGCGGCGAATGAATGGCTGGACGGCTGGGAATTGGTGCGAGACCTCGTAGCCCAGGCGCTCGTCAACGACCGGGGCGGGTTGGCCTATGTCGGCCGCAACGCCAACGGCGTACCTATCGAAATCATCCAGCCGCAGGTCGGGCAAATCGACGTTCAGTATGACGTCGTGACCCGCGAGCCCTCGTACAGGCTGGCCGGCCAACCCATCGCGGCCAGCGACATCGTGCATGTGCGCGGCCCCTTCGACCGCTGCCCCGTCTCGCTGGCCGCCGAGGCGATCGGCGCGGCGGCGGCCATGGAGAAACACGCGGCGGGCCTATTCGCCCGCGGTGCGCGACCTGGCGGAATTATCGAGATCCCCAGCGATCTACCGGCGCAAGCGCTCAAGTCCCTACTGCAAAGCTGGCATGAGACGCATGACGGAGCGTCAAAGTCCGGCAACACGGCAGTGTTGTTGAACGGCGGGAAGTGGAATCCCGGCATCATCAACAGCACGGATGCGCAGTTCCTCGAGAACCGCAAGTTCCAGAACATCGAAATTGCACGCGCATTCCGCGTGCCACCTTCGATGCTTTATGAGCTCGACCGCGCCACCTGGTCCAATTCGGAACAGATGGGCAAGGAATTCTTGACTTATTGTCTCGAACCTTGGCTCCGCGCCGTCGAGTCCGCATTTGGCCGGGCTTTGCTGGCTGGTGAGTCTGGCCTGCGCATCGTCATCGATCGCGACGACCTCACCCGTGCCGACCTCGGCGCGCGTGCGACGGCGTACTCCAGCCTGATCTCTGCCCGCGTGCTCAACCCGAACGAGGCGCGAGGATGGGAAGGCCTGCCGCCGTACCCGGATGGCGACACGTTCATCAACCCCGCAATTTCCACCGCAAAGCCGCCGAGCGCGGCAGGAGACGCGAATGCTAGTTAA
- a CDS encoding GTA-gp10 family protein gives MLVNSISATINGREHRLTVRRDSLAILDAALGGSTYAVLKKFEAGTWSTADVELVLSFALHGPTPMERIIAKLGAPQPTGDRRATAPEIAAAIGKNGPGTYADLAALTLSAALFGISESDAVWTDEVADAAA, from the coding sequence ATGCTAGTTAATTCGATCAGCGCGACCATCAACGGCCGGGAACACCGCCTCACTGTTCGACGCGACAGCCTCGCCATACTCGACGCCGCGCTCGGAGGCTCGACCTATGCCGTGTTGAAGAAATTCGAGGCCGGAACGTGGTCGACGGCGGACGTTGAGCTCGTGCTGTCCTTCGCACTGCATGGTCCGACGCCGATGGAGCGGATCATCGCGAAGTTAGGCGCGCCGCAACCGACGGGCGACCGGCGCGCTACCGCTCCGGAAATTGCCGCCGCGATCGGTAAGAACGGTCCCGGCACCTACGCAGATTTGGCGGCTTTGACACTGTCCGCTGCCCTGTTCGGGATCAGCGAAAGCGATGCCGTGTGGACTGACGAGGTGGCCGATGCAGCGGCTTGA
- a CDS encoding HK97 family phage prohead protease: protein MQRLELKTAIAADDAGTITGTAWPFGTPDRVGDVIVKGAFAGSPAALPMLAFHDPNDPVGVWDEVRETDKGLEVKGRLLIGEVARAREIHALVKSGAVGGLSIGFVTRKSAPRKGGRTISALDILECSLVTIPSHPGARVTSAKSAADALRLAEIINTASAALRAKEAH, encoded by the coding sequence ATGCAGCGGCTTGAACTGAAAACGGCCATCGCGGCCGATGACGCCGGCACCATCACCGGCACGGCTTGGCCGTTCGGCACGCCAGATCGCGTTGGCGATGTCATCGTCAAAGGCGCCTTCGCCGGCTCGCCGGCTGCGCTCCCCATGCTCGCGTTTCATGACCCGAACGACCCGGTGGGCGTTTGGGATGAGGTGCGCGAGACCGACAAAGGGCTCGAGGTGAAGGGCCGCCTCCTAATCGGTGAGGTTGCGCGTGCGCGCGAGATCCACGCCCTCGTCAAATCTGGCGCCGTCGGTGGCTTGTCCATCGGCTTCGTCACCCGAAAGTCCGCGCCCCGAAAAGGCGGCCGGACCATCTCTGCGCTCGACATTTTGGAGTGCAGCCTGGTGACCATCCCAAGCCATCCCGGCGCACGCGTCACCAGCGCCAAGTCTGCAGCGGACGCCCTTCGCCTCGCTGAAATCATCAACACGGCCTCTGCGGCCCTGCGCGCCAAGGAGGCGCATTAG
- a CDS encoding phage major capsid protein encodes MTYHSPIELKSAGEDDATGIVTKALDDLTKTVDERLKAVETKADTTALAARLDKLEAKASRPAGDTRPEPSVERKAFAAYLRHGKEAPAEELKTLTVSSDPQGGYLAPDEMSTEFLRDLVEYSPMRSVASIRSTGAPNVIYPTRTGITNARWKGETQAQEGSEPAFGQAEIAVKEVNTYVDISNQLIADSAGAVETEVRLALAEDFGQKEGLAFVSGNGALEPEGVMTHAGIAYTANGHATELKADALISLLYAMPATYRNAGSWAMNGTTLATIRKLKDGQSNYLWSPSYQAGQPETILGRPVVEMVDMPDLADGSFPIIYADFSGYRIVDRVGLSILVNPYLLATNGLTRYHATRRVGGRVLQPAKFRKLKMATS; translated from the coding sequence ATGACCTATCATTCCCCCATCGAACTGAAGTCGGCCGGCGAGGACGACGCCACCGGTATCGTCACCAAGGCGCTGGACGACCTCACCAAGACCGTCGACGAGCGCTTGAAGGCCGTTGAAACCAAGGCCGACACCACCGCCCTGGCCGCCCGGCTCGACAAGCTCGAGGCGAAGGCTTCCCGCCCGGCTGGCGATACCCGCCCCGAGCCTTCGGTGGAACGCAAGGCGTTCGCCGCCTACCTCCGCCACGGCAAGGAAGCCCCGGCCGAGGAACTGAAGACGCTGACGGTGTCGTCCGATCCTCAGGGCGGATATTTGGCGCCCGACGAGATGAGCACCGAGTTCCTGCGGGACCTCGTCGAGTATTCGCCCATGCGCAGCGTGGCCAGCATCCGCTCCACCGGCGCGCCGAACGTGATCTACCCGACCCGAACGGGGATCACGAATGCTCGCTGGAAGGGCGAGACGCAGGCGCAGGAGGGCAGCGAACCGGCCTTCGGCCAGGCGGAGATCGCGGTGAAGGAGGTCAACACTTACGTTGACATCTCGAATCAGCTGATCGCCGACAGCGCCGGCGCGGTTGAGACTGAAGTCCGCCTCGCCCTTGCCGAGGACTTCGGCCAGAAGGAAGGCCTCGCCTTCGTCTCCGGCAACGGCGCGCTCGAGCCGGAAGGCGTGATGACCCATGCAGGCATCGCCTATACCGCGAACGGCCACGCGACCGAGCTAAAGGCCGATGCGCTTATTTCTCTGCTCTACGCGATGCCGGCGACGTACCGCAATGCCGGCTCCTGGGCGATGAATGGCACCACGCTTGCGACTATCAGGAAGCTGAAGGACGGCCAGTCGAACTATCTGTGGTCGCCGAGCTACCAGGCCGGTCAGCCCGAAACCATCCTCGGCCGTCCCGTCGTCGAGATGGTTGACATGCCTGACCTCGCCGATGGCAGCTTCCCGATCATCTACGCCGACTTCAGCGGCTATCGCATTGTCGACCGCGTCGGACTGTCGATCCTGGTCAATCCGTACCTGCTCGCGACCAACGGTCTGACCAGGTACCACGCCACCAGGCGCGTTGGTGGCCGCGTCCTGCAGCCGGCGAAGTTCCGGAAGCTGAAGATGGCGACGTCCTGA
- a CDS encoding HNH endonuclease yields MLEEHPICDCGAVAVEVHHVISVRERPDLRLDVANLQYLCRSCHSRITARTQAFGRGMR; encoded by the coding sequence ATGCTCGAGGAGCACCCCATCTGCGATTGCGGTGCTGTCGCCGTCGAAGTGCATCACGTCATCTCCGTGCGTGAGCGACCAGACTTGAGGCTTGACGTTGCAAATCTGCAATATCTTTGCCGGTCTTGCCACTCACGCATCACCGCACGCACCCAGGCATTCGGTAGAGGCATGCGCTAA
- a CDS encoding head-tail connector protein codes for MAIVDLSLAKKHLGVTEEGDDDLISAKIDSAQALLEGWLGYAIEDHFETAPADLIEAVLQLMAHSYENREATVVGLTIASAPLGVRDVIAARRGYQTGYVDGS; via the coding sequence ATGGCCATAGTCGACCTATCGCTTGCAAAAAAGCATCTTGGCGTCACCGAAGAAGGCGATGATGACCTCATCTCCGCAAAGATCGACTCGGCCCAGGCGCTGCTCGAGGGCTGGCTGGGCTATGCGATCGAAGACCATTTCGAGACCGCGCCGGCTGACCTGATCGAGGCGGTGCTGCAGTTGATGGCGCACAGCTACGAGAACCGCGAGGCCACGGTCGTCGGCCTGACCATCGCATCCGCGCCGCTGGGCGTGCGCGACGTAATCGCGGCTCGGCGTGGTTATCAGACGGGGTATGTTGATGGCTCGTAA
- a CDS encoding HK97-gp10 family putative phage morphogenesis protein translates to MARNRDLVALEKAFKAIPGEVRDKVRPAVQVGADEIVARAKYLAPEETGELAASIHTEPGPVDLAVTVVADDEAALFQEYGTATNSQHRFFWPAVNTLKNRVRRRIDRAIGKAIREAWSK, encoded by the coding sequence ATGGCTCGTAATCGCGACCTAGTAGCCCTCGAAAAGGCGTTCAAAGCCATCCCCGGCGAAGTGCGGGACAAGGTCCGGCCGGCCGTGCAGGTCGGCGCCGATGAGATCGTGGCGCGGGCCAAGTACCTGGCCCCCGAAGAGACCGGCGAGCTTGCCGCCAGCATCCATACGGAACCCGGCCCGGTAGACCTCGCGGTGACGGTCGTCGCCGATGACGAGGCCGCGCTGTTCCAAGAATACGGAACCGCCACGAACAGTCAGCACCGGTTTTTCTGGCCAGCCGTCAACACCCTCAAGAATAGAGTCCGGCGCCGCATAGACCGCGCGATCGGCAAGGCAATCCGAGAGGCATGGTCGAAATGA
- a CDS encoding DUF3168 domain-containing protein: protein MVEMSEPSLAAQAAIRAVLVASGSVTSLVPAGNILDRNSRPEVTPLIIVGDGYTVDASAQCIEAWEVYSDIHVWTKEPGLAQCKTIAGAVQRALRGLDVEAQGYSLSIMAQDCRYFRDPDGEHAHAVVSVTLFAEEL from the coding sequence ATGGTCGAAATGAGCGAGCCGTCACTCGCGGCCCAGGCCGCTATCCGCGCCGTGCTCGTGGCATCTGGCAGCGTCACCTCGCTGGTACCGGCCGGCAATATCCTGGATCGAAACTCCCGCCCGGAGGTCACGCCTCTGATCATTGTCGGCGACGGCTACACGGTCGACGCCAGCGCGCAATGCATCGAGGCCTGGGAGGTCTACAGCGACATTCACGTGTGGACTAAGGAGCCAGGCCTGGCGCAGTGCAAGACTATCGCTGGCGCCGTGCAGCGTGCGCTCCGCGGCCTTGATGTTGAGGCGCAGGGTTACTCGCTTTCCATCATGGCGCAGGATTGTCGCTACTTTCGCGACCCGGATGGTGAGCATGCCCACGCGGTGGTGAGCGTCACCTTGTTCGCGGAGGAACTGTGA
- a CDS encoding phage head closure protein, with protein MRAGKLDRTITIERGTHVVDEFGTPVYSWTPLAAPMRAQVVEASTTEFFKSFGASSENVTVFRTRWIDGVTLADRVVAGGVTFDIKDIKEIGRRRGLELRCVAKGA; from the coding sequence ATGCGCGCCGGCAAGCTGGATCGCACCATCACCATCGAGCGCGGCACGCATGTCGTCGATGAGTTCGGCACGCCCGTCTACAGCTGGACGCCTCTCGCCGCGCCGATGCGGGCGCAGGTCGTCGAGGCCAGCACCACCGAGTTCTTCAAGAGCTTCGGCGCCTCCTCCGAGAACGTCACCGTGTTCCGCACCCGCTGGATCGATGGGGTGACGCTGGCCGATCGCGTCGTGGCGGGCGGCGTAACGTTCGACATCAAGGACATCAAGGAAATCGGCCGGCGCCGCGGTTTGGAACTGCGCTGCGTCGCGAAAGGAGCCTGA
- a CDS encoding phage terminase small subunit P27 family, translated as MARGRKAEITAVDGALDKAPAAPKWLPAYAKAEWKRLVPILVNDRKLAVHELQSVESYCISVARIREAEEIIAREGLVIMGTRGPQRHPATAILKEHQEAARRLLIELGGTPASRGKNKGGAVGNDPADDLGDI; from the coding sequence ATGGCCCGTGGACGAAAGGCGGAAATCACCGCCGTAGACGGCGCGCTGGACAAGGCGCCTGCCGCTCCGAAATGGCTTCCGGCCTATGCCAAGGCAGAATGGAAACGACTGGTTCCGATCCTGGTGAACGACCGCAAGCTGGCGGTGCACGAGCTCCAGAGCGTCGAGTCCTATTGCATCAGCGTCGCCCGCATCCGCGAGGCGGAGGAGATCATCGCCCGCGAGGGGCTGGTGATCATGGGCACACGCGGCCCGCAGCGACACCCCGCGACGGCGATCCTCAAGGAACACCAGGAGGCCGCGCGTCGGCTGCTGATCGAGCTCGGCGGCACCCCGGCCAGCCGCGGGAAGAATAAGGGGGGCGCCGTTGGAAACGACCCTGCCGACGACCTTGGGGATATCTGA
- a CDS encoding terminase large subunit: METTLPTTLGISESANSLALSHPKETGQILASLDVTAESAVASHPAWLFDDSPIPDPHGKGERAVRFIRALKHPKSSLPGRGFQLDRWAERLIRRVYGDTRPDGTRRIKTVFALIPRGNRKTTLGAALALLHLGPERIPRSQVVSAAVDRDQARIAFEEMTGVIGAHPRLAEAMHPQDTKSRITHKKSGAFYRAMSADAATAHGRTPVFALVDELHAWKKRDLWDAIKTGLVKTPGSLLVITTTAGIGRENVAYDMYAYARQVATGAIEDEAFLPILFEAEPDEDWRDEAVWHRVNPGLSCEPPYPDLDGLRQMVREAQHRPADREMFRQLHLNVWLDGAAEPAWDLAIWDENSETYDLEALKGAKAYLAVDLSKRIDLSAIAACIEVPDGRHVLHVEAFCPEEGIRRRADLDSAPYPLWQEQGFLTACPGDVIDRGMIEERIRALCAHLDVQEINFDPWSAGEMMRSLDADGLPVVEFPQRLATFARPVTEFETAFMERRLLHGGNPVLRWAVGNVVLDADASENRRPNKKKSTDRIDPAVAAIMAVGRAMANDGHRYTTLSPQELMPWLTPNPRS; this comes from the coding sequence TTGGAAACGACCCTGCCGACGACCTTGGGGATATCTGAAAGTGCCAACTCGTTGGCACTTTCACACCCCAAAGAAACTGGGCAGATTCTGGCCAGTTTAGACGTAACGGCGGAATCCGCCGTTGCGTCCCATCCCGCCTGGCTCTTCGACGACTCCCCCATCCCCGACCCGCACGGCAAAGGCGAGCGCGCCGTCCGCTTCATTCGCGCGCTGAAGCACCCCAAGAGCAGCTTACCGGGCCGGGGGTTTCAGCTGGATCGCTGGGCCGAAAGGCTAATCCGCAGGGTCTACGGCGACACCCGGCCGGACGGTACGCGGCGCATCAAGACGGTCTTCGCCCTCATTCCGCGCGGCAATCGGAAAACGACGCTCGGCGCGGCGCTGGCGCTTCTTCACCTTGGACCGGAGCGCATCCCGCGCTCCCAGGTGGTGTCGGCCGCGGTGGATCGCGACCAGGCCCGCATTGCCTTCGAGGAAATGACCGGCGTCATCGGCGCACATCCGCGGCTCGCCGAGGCGATGCATCCGCAGGATACGAAGAGCCGCATCACCCACAAAAAGTCAGGCGCTTTCTACCGAGCAATGTCGGCCGATGCCGCAACCGCCCATGGTCGGACTCCGGTCTTCGCGTTGGTCGATGAGCTCCATGCCTGGAAAAAGCGCGACCTGTGGGACGCGATCAAAACCGGCCTGGTGAAGACCCCCGGCAGCTTGCTGGTCATCACTACCACGGCCGGCATCGGGCGGGAGAATGTGGCGTACGACATGTACGCGTATGCCCGGCAGGTGGCGACGGGCGCGATCGAGGACGAGGCTTTCCTGCCTATCCTGTTCGAGGCCGAGCCTGACGAGGATTGGCGCGACGAGGCCGTGTGGCACCGTGTTAACCCCGGCCTGTCCTGCGAGCCGCCTTATCCCGATCTCGACGGCCTGCGGCAGATGGTGCGGGAAGCCCAGCACCGGCCCGCCGATCGTGAGATGTTCCGCCAGCTGCATCTTAACGTGTGGCTCGACGGCGCTGCCGAACCGGCCTGGGACTTGGCAATATGGGACGAAAACAGCGAGACCTATGACCTGGAAGCGCTGAAAGGCGCCAAGGCCTACCTCGCCGTTGACCTGTCGAAGCGCATCGACCTATCCGCCATTGCGGCTTGCATTGAGGTGCCCGACGGCCGGCACGTCCTGCACGTCGAGGCATTCTGCCCCGAAGAGGGCATACGCAGACGAGCGGACTTGGACAGCGCGCCGTACCCGCTCTGGCAGGAGCAGGGCTTCCTCACCGCATGCCCAGGTGATGTGATCGACCGCGGCATGATCGAGGAGCGCATTCGAGCCCTGTGCGCGCATCTGGACGTTCAGGAAATAAACTTCGATCCGTGGTCGGCCGGCGAAATGATGCGATCCCTCGATGCCGACGGCCTGCCGGTGGTGGAGTTCCCGCAGCGGCTGGCCACCTTCGCCCGGCCCGTCACCGAGTTCGAGACGGCATTCATGGAGCGACGGCTGCTGCACGGCGGCAACCCCGTGCTGCGATGGGCCGTCGGAAACGTGGTGCTTGACGCCGACGCGTCTGAGAACCGTCGGCCGAACAAGAAGAAATCCACCGACCGCATTGACCCGGCAGTGGCCGCCATCATGGCTGTTGGCCGCGCCATGGCGAATGACGGGCACCGATACACCACTCTATCGCCGCAGGAGCTTATGCCGTGGCTAACCCCGAATCCAAGAAGCTAA